The Brassica napus cultivar Da-Ae chromosome C1, Da-Ae, whole genome shotgun sequence DNA segment TTGCCCAGACTAAACCACACGTCGTAGGCAGAGGTGAGACCATACACCGAGCGGAGAGCTTCCTCAGACAACGAACCAAACAACCAGGCCATGACAAGCTGGTCACGACGAACCCAACGAACAAACTCAGGATTCGCTTCTTCAGTAACAGCTTCACCGTTTCGAACTTGAACCGTCGGTGAAGGACGAGGAGAGGTTCCATTGATGAACCCTAGCAGCGACTGACTAGAGAGAAACGACTCGAACTGAGTCTTCCACAAAAGATAGTTTGTGGAAGAAAGCTTCAACGTTACGCATTGAGAGATAGTGAGAGAAGGAGCGGAAATCGGATCTGGTGTTTCGGCCATGGCTCAGGATTTACTCgctgagctctgataccatgtgaaaCACAAGAACAGAGAAGACGAAAGCTCAAAGAAATACGTTTTATTACTTTTTCAACTTAGAAACAACGCTACACCCATCTCATCTATTTATACAAGCTGAGAACTTTAGTAAGCCCTAATACATGATTGGAGACACTCGAATCTATTAGCTGTGACGACCTGATGAGCTGGAAAGGAGACCGTTGCAGTCAAGCCTTGAATCTGCTTTGCTTTTGTACGCTCAACGGCCACAACCTGACAAGAGGAAGACGATGACGTGTTATTTGTCTTTTCTTGTTCATGGGCTTCACGAGTGGGCTTGTCGTGAGTCAAGGAGATGGGCTCAGTATGGATAATAATCAGAGAAAGAAAGACCGTTagaaaaaactagatttttgtttaaaacgAACAAATTGAAGGAACCCCATTGGTAATCCCTTTCAGACAAAATGCTTGATGTATGAAGGTGGAGAAGagtaaatgatattttttgttaccactaattagttttaaaaagtattaggctgataattatttttgtggCAATTCTTTTCTTAATCTTATAAGCTCATCAGCTGTCGTAAACCCATCAAGTCTGACATAAAATTTGGTCATTCCAATTAAAAATGTTCGTAGGGTAATAATTATATGCATCTTCTTTCTAAACGTGTTACTTAATATTTACTATAGTCCTCTTATTATGTGATTAAATTATACATGTTCAATCTCTTAAAAATTGGACCGGTAAATAAaccagattttttttatcatgaacCAATATGGTTCGGTTTTAACAGAATTCAAGTATTCAACCAAATATAATTAAGTTCAATTATAGAATAAAagtaaaactaaatctaaatgCTTTATTAATCATTTAGCGTAAAATTTGACTAACATAActaattttagttattatagtttaaataaaatctataaaatcaaaatcaaaatataaatttaatttaatatttatcatttgaattatgaaaattgaaaatttgcatatatattttttatttttaatagttaataatgatttaaaagacaaaacccaattgagaaaaaaaaaagaaatcaaagtaAATAGGAAATCAATccaaattttatttaacttaTCCGAATATATTTGCAGTTCACAGTTTAACCTGATCCGACTGTCTATTCGGTCAgaatttataaacatatttatatgtattatgAAAGTTATATAGAATATgattatatagaaattatattataCAATAGTTTCATCCTGCGCAAAACGCAGGTCTCaatctagtttatttttattcctTTACTGACAACTTTAATGTCTGTTTATTTATGTTCTTTTCATTGAATGAATGATACTATTagccatataaaataaatctaatgtcatttattaagaatttaagacctttcatatttttcttctttcattttccatggctatttttcatttattttcttttgcaatctcttatttactatttttttttcaattatttttgtctGTGTACTTTTTTTAACTACAAACAAACAAGAGGTTTATTATCaaagtttccaaaaaaaaacaagaggtTTATTGTTGGGTTCTAATTCTCTCTTTTTCATTGTCTTTTACTTCAACGATTAAACGAttcggtaaaaaaaaaactaaaaacgatTTAAAAGTGATCACTAATTTTTGTATGTTGTATTTGCCAATATATGTATTGTTCTGTTTTCATTATAACTATACTATTCTAATttttacatttgtataaagTATTACTGAACAAGATGAATACGCGATAAACTAGTGTAATCTAAAACCAATAGTATGCTCAAGTAATCGATTAAATACAGAAGAACACTGAAGAatcattgttttatttatagtaGACCaatttattaacatttttgatgaaatttcagCACGATGAATAAtaattttggattttgtttggtttaaaaAAGCTAAAAAATGTTGTAGGGGGATTATTTTGTTAATGTGGATTGCTTTTGCTAATAAAATGCAGCTCCTTAGAGTTTGAGGTTTGTATTGTTTTGAAAGTATGGAATTGATGATATATTTCACCTGCTTAGTGGCTAGATAGTCTTCTTGTAGCTAAAGATGGAGTCTTTATTGCATTTGCCACTAGGGTTTTAGTTGGACTATAGTTTCTGGTGAAATGAAATcagtttattttattattgatatGTGATGATGTCCAAGAGAACTTGCTTGGTAGCAACTGATCTCACAGTTGTTGTAACGCCTTATAGTTAGGGATTGTCTTCTTGTAGCTAAAGATGGATTCTGGACTGAAGCGCCAGTAGGGTGTAGACTATAGTTTCTGATGTAATGAAACCAGTTTCTTTGTCATTTCATATGTCATCATGTGCAATGGATCTTGCTGCTAGCAGCATCTCATGTTTGATATAGCGCATCCTTATAACTTGTTTTGGTTTTGAAAGAACATTTCAGTTATCATCATTGCTAACTATTTCACTTGGTGTGAGATGGAGATGGGAAGTGATCAGATTGGGAGTTAGCATAGACCCGTGTAATCCAGTCAAGTGGGTAAGCTTAGTAGGGTTTGGTTGGTGCATGCGCATATTCTGGTTTCTTTGATCCGCAATGCCTCTCTCTGTATCTATCTGATTGTAACTAAGACTTTATTCCTTTGGTGTACCAAATGCTCTTCTATTTTATCTCTGTTTGTGTATAAACCCCAACCAggataataatattattgtgGTGGTTTCTGGTGTTTGGTTTGTTATCGGAATGAAGTAGCTTCTAATTGTCATGGGTTAATTAGCATCTAAAACAAAAACAGTGTAAGATAAGTTTACAGGTTCCAACTTTAGGCACACATGAAAACTAACTtccaaattaaaacaaaatcattctGACTCCACTTTTTGGTATTCacatttttcattgtttttttcccCTTAATTTCTTACCTCAAAAAGTAGAACAAAAACATTTGCAAAGAGTCGTTTGGCTTCTTTTATGTACATTGTTTCCTGAACTCGTTAATAGATTCAGtttctttcactgttttctcaACAACCCTAGCTACTGTAAGGAGGGGAAAATCAGTTTTGTTTGAGCATATAGTCTACTAAGCGATAGAGCGTTCATTCAATTGCTCGGTTGGAAGCGGCTCAACTTTCTCAGACTTGCCATCTTTCTTAGGGATTATCAGACCGTATCCTCCTTCTCTTCTCTTGTACACTATGTTTATCGCACCTGCCAACCATACACAATATCAAAGTGTTTATAGTCTTCCTTTCAATCTTCCATTTTGAAGcaattgatttatttgtttcaaaTGCATACCAGTTTCTTCATTTTGGAATCCGTAGAAATCGTGAGCGACTAACTCCAGCTGCTCCACTGCTTCAGCCACGGCCAATGGTGGCATCTCAAAGTATTTGGTACGGACAATCTGTAGAAAAAGCATCGCCAATGAACAAATTGTTGAAGTTCAGTAATAGCTAATACCAATGACAAGGTAAGTATGAACTAACCTCCTTGATCAAATCATCCTCCTCTTCTCCCGGTCTCGAGTCAGAAACGTCCTCAACAACCGGCTCAATCACTGGCTCTCTTACCTTCAATCTGTTAAAACCTTTCATGTGCCTTCCATGGCCAGAGTCCTTCTCCTTGGCTTCCTCTGTATTATCGTTGATACCAAGTCGATACAAGCGTACACCGTCTCAGCATCTTCCTCACCGCGCACAACTCCATGCTTCTTTGTAAACAGTGTTAcctaaattcaccaccgcaacTATCAGACTTGGTATCAAGACTCAAAACATGACATCGATAATGACATGATTACCTCGCATCTAAGGATCCTTGGTCCTTTACCAAACTCTCCTCCACGAACCGAGAGTCTTACATCAACTTCCCTGACGAGATGGCTGTGTTTCTGAACAGCTTTCCCCACTTTCTCCTCAACATGCTGCTTAATTAATTGCCTCTGATAACTTTCGAAAACCAACATCAAACATTTCTCGaaagttcaaaacttttgtAATAACTTGGAAGAATATTCACACaaagtttacatatttttggtTAATAACTCGATTTCAAGCGTGTAgtaaaagtttcaaacctcgaGGTTTTTGCCTTGGATGATTAGCTTGACGGAGGCGAGAGGACCGTCCCACGACATTTTTTACAGCTAATGAGCTTCTCCGATTCGTTTGTCCTGATCCGGGTCTTACCCGCATCCGATCATTATAGGAGTTACCACCGAGGAAACCTGAACGGAGTGTCTTTGAGTCAGTCCAGCTCCCCACAATTGAGACCACACGGTGGCGAAGAGAACGATATGCTGAAATGTTGAAACTTGGTCTGAGAAAACCCTATGAGTGTCGCCATCTcggtttgagagagagagagattaacaGATTCTTTGTTTGTCAAAGTGAAGAGTGAA contains these protein-coding regions:
- the LOC106362523 gene encoding ribosome-binding factor PSRP1, chloroplastic-like, with amino-acid sequence MSWDGPLASVKLIIQGKNLERQLIKQHVEEKVGKAVQKHSHLVREVDVRLSVRGGEFGKGPRILRCEVTLFTKKHGVVRGEEDAETVYACIDLVREPVIEPVVEDVSDSRPGEEEDDLIKEIVRTKYFEMPPLAVAEAVEQLELVAHDFYGFQNEETGAINIVYKRREGGYGLIIPKKDGKSEKVEPLPTEQLNERSIA